One segment of Ricinus communis isolate WT05 ecotype wild-type chromosome 8, ASM1957865v1, whole genome shotgun sequence DNA contains the following:
- the LOC8286569 gene encoding abscisic-aldehyde oxidase isoform X2, with protein sequence MCISLFGALVKAEKADRPEPPRGFSKLTVIEAQKAISGNLCRCTGYRPIADACKSFAADVDIEDLGFNSFWKKEDLQEAKISSLPVYNHNHEICTFPEFLKKEVKSSLLLDSERYSWYTPASIEELQSLLKSTNADDVRMKLVVSNTAVSYYKEIEDYDKYVDLSRIPELSIIRRDQSGIEIGASVTISKAIEALREERKGEYLSECELVFKKIAVHMEKIASEFVRNLGSVGGNLVMAQRKHFPSDIATVLLAAGSLVNIITGTTHEKITLEEFLERPPMDSKSLLLSVKIPNSESLKSKSPKRQNKLLFETYRAAPRPLGNALPYLQAAFLAEFSCPNSSGGFVLNSCRLAFGAFGTKHAIRAIKVEEVLTGKVLTAAVLYEAIKLVKATVVPEDGTSYPAYRSSLAVGFLFDFLSPLVNFLSNDLLNGYINTSMLKDAKLKQNNDWMDPVKFPTLPSSSKQVIQINEEYRPIGEAVTKSGAALQASGEAVFVDDIPSPRNCLHGAFIYSTKPFARVKGIEFKSKSLPDGVSALISFRDIPEGGQNIGSKTMFGPEPLFADEFTQCCGQRLALVVADTQKQAEVASNIATVDYDMENLEPPILTVEEAIERSSVFEVPPAFSPKQVGDISKGMAEADHKILFSEIKLGSQYYFYMENQAALAMPDEDNCIVVYSSIQCPESTHGVIAKCLGVPEHNVRVITRRVGGGFGGKGQKAMPVATACALAAHKLQHPVRIYFNRKTDMIMAGGRHPMKVTYSVGFKSNGKITGLQLDILVNAGIFPDWSPIMPSNIVGTLKKYDWGALSFNIKVCKTNLPSRSAMRAPGQVQGSFIAEAIIEDVASFLSMDADSVRAINLHTYDSLKLFYDESAGEPPEYTLASIWDKLATSSNFSQRTIMIKDFNSCNVWKKRGISRIPIIHEVMLRPTPGKVGILSDGSIVVEVGGIELGQGLWTKVKQMAAFGLSAIKCDEAGDLLDKVRVVQSDTVSLIQGGFTDGSTTSESSCEAVRLCCETLVDRLTPLKKRLQEKIGSIKWELLIHQAYEEAVNLSASSYFVPNADSLLYLNYGAAVSEVEVDLLTGETTILRSDLIYDCGQSLNPAVDLGQIEGAFVQGIGFFMLEEYTTDPDGLVIQEGTWNYKIPTLDTIPKHLNVEVLNSGRHKKRVLSSKASGEPPLLLAASIHCATRAAIKDAQQQLNSWGCQDEIRSTFHLGVPATMPVVKELCGLDSVERYLQWKMK encoded by the exons ATGTGTATTTCACTCTTTGGGGCCCTTGTTAAAGCTGAAAAGGCTGATCGACCAGAGCCTCCTCGAGGATTTTCAAAGCTGACAGTCATTGAAGCTCAAAAAGCTATTTCAGGAAATCTTTGTCGTTGTACTGGATATCGGCCCATTGCTGATGCATGCAAAAGTTTTGCAGCTGATGTCGATATTGAGGACTTGGGATTCAACTCCTTCTGGAAGAAGGAAGATCTTCAGGAAGCAAAGATAAGCAGTTTACCTGTGTATAACCATAATCATGAGATTTGTACTTTCCCTGAGTTTTTAAAAAAGGAAGTAAAATCTTCCTTGCTCTTAGATTCTGAAAGGTACTCTTGGTACACACCTGCAAGCATTGAGGAGCTTCAGAGCTTGTTAAAATCTACTAATGCAGATGATGTTCGGATGAAACTAGTGGTTAGTAATACGGCTGTGAGTTACTATAAGGAAATAGAAGACTATGATAAATACGTAGATCTTTCACGTATTCCTGAGCTCTCAATCATTAGAAGAGATCAGTCTGGGATTGAAATTGGGGCTTCTGTGACAATTTCTAAAGCAATTGAAGCTTTgagggaagaaagaaaaggtgaaTACCTCTCAGAATGTGAATTGGTCTTCAAAAAAATTGCTGTCCATATGGAGAAAATCGCTTCCGAGTTTGTTCGAAATTTAGGTAGTGTTGGGGGAAATTTGGTGATGGCACAAAGGAAACATTTTCCTTCAGATATTGCTACAGTCCTTCTAGCAGCTGGTTCTTTGGTTAATATTATTACTGGTACCACACATGAAAAGATTACCTTGGAAGAGTTTCTAGAAAGGCCTCCTATGGATTCCAAAAGCTTACTATTAAGTGTTAAAATCCCAAATTCTGAATCATTAAAGAGCAAATCTCCTAAAAGGCAGAATAAGTTGTTATTTGAAACCTATCGAGCTGCACCACGGCCCCTTGGAAATGCTCTGCCCTATCTGCAGGCTGCTTTCTTGGCTGAATTTTCCTGCCCCAATTCATCTGGTGGATTTGTGTTGAATAGCTGTCGGTTGGCTTTTGGTGCTTTTGGAACCAAGCATGCAATTCGCGCAATAAAAGTTGAGGAAGTTTTAACTGGAAAAGTGCTAACTGCTGCTGTTCTTTATGAAGctattaaattagttaaagcTACCGTGGTACCTGAGGACGGGACTTCGTATCCTGCTTATAGGTCAAGCCTGGCTgttggttttctttttgattttcttagCCCCTTGGTGAATTTCCTTTCTAATGATTTGTTGAACGGATATATCAATACTTCAATGTTGAAAGATgcaaaactgaaacaaaataaTGACTGGATGGACCCTGTTAAATTTCCCACTttaccatcatcatcaaagcAGGTGATCCAAATAAATGAAGAATACCGTCCAATTGGTGAGGCAGTTACAAAGTCTGGAGCTGCTCTTCAGGCTTCTG GCGAGGCTGTTTTTGTGGATGATATTCCCTCTCCTAGAAATTGTCTACATGGAGCTTTCATTTATAGTACGAAGCCTTTTGCGAGAGTAAAGGGTATAGAATTCAAATCTAAATCACTCCCAGATGGAGTCAGTGCacttatttcttttagagACATTCCAGAAGGTGGGCAAAACATAGGTTCTAAGACCATGTTTGGTCCTGAACCTTTGTTTGCTGATGAGTTTACTCAGTGTTGTGGACAGCGTCTTGCACTTGTG GTTGCAGATACACAGAAACAAGCAGAAGTAGCATCAAATATTGCAACAGTTGATTATGACATGGAAAATTTAGAACCTCCCATTTTAACTGTAGAAGAGGCTATTGAGAGATCTAGCGTTTTCGAGGTCCCTCCTGCTTTCTCCCCAAAACAAGTTGGTGATATTTCAAAGGGAATGGCTGAAGCTGATCACAAGATTCTCTTCTCGGAG ATAAAACTTGGGTCgcaatattatttctatatgGAGAATCAAGCTGCTCTTGCCATGCCTGATGAAGACAACTGCATAGTGGTTTACAGTTCAATTCAATGCCCTGAGTCTACACATGGTGTGATTGCAAAATGTCTTGGTGTTCCTGAACATAATGTACGTGTGATCACAAGAAGGGTTGGAGGAGGCTTTGGTGGAAAAGGGCAGAAAGCCATGCCT GTTGCTACAGCATGTGCGCTCGCAGCACACAAGTTACAGCACCCTGTTAGGATTTATTTCAATCGTAAGACTGATATGATAATGGCAGGAGGAAGGCATCCCATGAAAGTAACTTACAGTGTAGGATTTAAATCTAATGGGAAAATTACGGGCTTACAGCTGGATATATTGGTTAATGCTGGCATTTTTCCAGATTGGAGTCCTATAATGCCTAGCAACATTGTAGGTACACTTAAAAAGTATGACTGGGGTGCattatcatttaatataaaGGTATGCAAAACAAACCTTCCAAGCAGATCAGCAATGCGAGCCCCTGGACAGGTGCAAGGGTCATTTATTGCAGAAGCTATAATTGAAGATGTAGCATCTTTTCTTTCCATGGATGCAGATTCTGTGAGAGCCATAAATCTCCACACATATGATAGCCTTAAGTTATTTTATGATGAGAGTGCCGGGGAACCTCCGGAATATACATTGGCTTCAATATGGGATAAGTTGGCAACATCTTCAAACTTTAGTCAGAGGACCATAAtgataaaagattttaatagCTGTAATGTATGGAAGAAAAGAGGTATTTCTCGAATACCTATTATACACGAAGTAATGTTGAGGCCAACTCCAGGAAAAGTAGGAATTCTAAGTGATGGGTCTATTGTTGTTGAAGTTGGGGGAATAGAGTTGGGCCAGGGGCTGTGGACAAAGGTAAAGCAAATGGCGGCATTTGGTCTTAGTGCAATCAAATGTGATGAAGCAGGAGATCTATTGGATAAAGTACGAGTTGTCCAGTCTGATACTGTGAGCTTAATTCAAGGGGGTTTTACTGATGGGAGCACTACATCTGAATCTAGCTGCGAAGCAGTTAGACTTTGCTGTGAAACCTTGGTTGACAGGCTGACACCTCTAAAGAAAAGGTTGCAGGAGAAAATAGGTTCTATAAAATGGGAGTTGCTTATACACCAG GCCTACGAGGAAGCTGTGAACTTATCTGCGAGTTCTTACTTTGTTCCGAATGCTGATTCCCTCCTATACTTAAACTATGGTGCTGCAGTGAGCGAG GTGGAGGTAGACCTTCTGACAGGAGAAACGACAATCTTGAGATCAGATCTTATATATGATTGTGGACAAAGTCTCAACCCAGCTGTGGATCTAGGACAG ATTGAAGGAGCTTTTGTCCAAGGAATTGGGTTTTTCATGCTTGAAGAATACACAACAGACCCAGATGGATTGGTGATTCAGGAAGGCACTTGGAATTACAAGATCCCTACATTAGACACCATACCGAAACACTTGAATGTGGAAGTACTTAACAGTGGACGTCATAAAAAACGTGTACTCTCTTCGAAAG CTTCTGGTGAGCCACCATTGCTCCTAGCAGCATCAATTCACTGTGCTACAAGAGCTGCTATTAAAGATGCACAACAACAGCTTAATTCGTGGGGCTGCCAAGATGAAATCCGTTCGACATTCCACCTGGGGGTCCCTGCCACCATGCCTGTTGTGAAAGAGCTCTGTGGGCTGGATAGTGTGGAGAGGTACTTGCAGTGGAAAATGAAATGA
- the LOC8286569 gene encoding abscisic-aldehyde oxidase isoform X1: MDLERSRKSDNHNLVFAVNGKRFELSNIDPSTTLLEFLRSQTPFKSVKLSCGEGGCGACIVLLSKYDPVRDQVEDFTVSSCLTLLCSINGCSVTTSEGLGNSKDGFHSIHQRFAGFHASQCGFCTPGMCISLFGALVKAEKADRPEPPRGFSKLTVIEAQKAISGNLCRCTGYRPIADACKSFAADVDIEDLGFNSFWKKEDLQEAKISSLPVYNHNHEICTFPEFLKKEVKSSLLLDSERYSWYTPASIEELQSLLKSTNADDVRMKLVVSNTAVSYYKEIEDYDKYVDLSRIPELSIIRRDQSGIEIGASVTISKAIEALREERKGEYLSECELVFKKIAVHMEKIASEFVRNLGSVGGNLVMAQRKHFPSDIATVLLAAGSLVNIITGTTHEKITLEEFLERPPMDSKSLLLSVKIPNSESLKSKSPKRQNKLLFETYRAAPRPLGNALPYLQAAFLAEFSCPNSSGGFVLNSCRLAFGAFGTKHAIRAIKVEEVLTGKVLTAAVLYEAIKLVKATVVPEDGTSYPAYRSSLAVGFLFDFLSPLVNFLSNDLLNGYINTSMLKDAKLKQNNDWMDPVKFPTLPSSSKQVIQINEEYRPIGEAVTKSGAALQASGEAVFVDDIPSPRNCLHGAFIYSTKPFARVKGIEFKSKSLPDGVSALISFRDIPEGGQNIGSKTMFGPEPLFADEFTQCCGQRLALVVADTQKQAEVASNIATVDYDMENLEPPILTVEEAIERSSVFEVPPAFSPKQVGDISKGMAEADHKILFSEIKLGSQYYFYMENQAALAMPDEDNCIVVYSSIQCPESTHGVIAKCLGVPEHNVRVITRRVGGGFGGKGQKAMPVATACALAAHKLQHPVRIYFNRKTDMIMAGGRHPMKVTYSVGFKSNGKITGLQLDILVNAGIFPDWSPIMPSNIVGTLKKYDWGALSFNIKVCKTNLPSRSAMRAPGQVQGSFIAEAIIEDVASFLSMDADSVRAINLHTYDSLKLFYDESAGEPPEYTLASIWDKLATSSNFSQRTIMIKDFNSCNVWKKRGISRIPIIHEVMLRPTPGKVGILSDGSIVVEVGGIELGQGLWTKVKQMAAFGLSAIKCDEAGDLLDKVRVVQSDTVSLIQGGFTDGSTTSESSCEAVRLCCETLVDRLTPLKKRLQEKIGSIKWELLIHQAYEEAVNLSASSYFVPNADSLLYLNYGAAVSEVEVDLLTGETTILRSDLIYDCGQSLNPAVDLGQIEGAFVQGIGFFMLEEYTTDPDGLVIQEGTWNYKIPTLDTIPKHLNVEVLNSGRHKKRVLSSKASGEPPLLLAASIHCATRAAIKDAQQQLNSWGCQDEIRSTFHLGVPATMPVVKELCGLDSVERYLQWKMK, from the exons ATGGATTTGGAAAGATCAAGAAAGAGTGACAATCACAATCTTGTTTTTGCTGTTAATGGGAAGAGATTTGAGCTCTCAAATATTGACCCTTCTACTACTTTGCTTGAGTTCTTGCGTTCTCAGACACCTTTCAAGAGTGTGAAGCTCAGCTGTGGTGAAG GTGGTTGTGGTGCTTGTATTGTTTTGCTCTCCAAGTATGATCCAGTGCGTGACCAAGTTGAAGATTTTACAGTAAGTTCATGTCTAACACTGCTTTGCAGTATAAATGGATGTTCAGTTACAACAAGTGAAGGCCTTGGTAATAGCAAAGATGGATTCCACTCAATTCACCAACGTTTTGCTGGATTCCATGCTTCTCAATGTGGCTTCTGTACTCCTGGAATGTGTATTTCACTCTTTGGGGCCCTTGTTAAAGCTGAAAAGGCTGATCGACCAGAGCCTCCTCGAGGATTTTCAAAGCTGACAGTCATTGAAGCTCAAAAAGCTATTTCAGGAAATCTTTGTCGTTGTACTGGATATCGGCCCATTGCTGATGCATGCAAAAGTTTTGCAGCTGATGTCGATATTGAGGACTTGGGATTCAACTCCTTCTGGAAGAAGGAAGATCTTCAGGAAGCAAAGATAAGCAGTTTACCTGTGTATAACCATAATCATGAGATTTGTACTTTCCCTGAGTTTTTAAAAAAGGAAGTAAAATCTTCCTTGCTCTTAGATTCTGAAAGGTACTCTTGGTACACACCTGCAAGCATTGAGGAGCTTCAGAGCTTGTTAAAATCTACTAATGCAGATGATGTTCGGATGAAACTAGTGGTTAGTAATACGGCTGTGAGTTACTATAAGGAAATAGAAGACTATGATAAATACGTAGATCTTTCACGTATTCCTGAGCTCTCAATCATTAGAAGAGATCAGTCTGGGATTGAAATTGGGGCTTCTGTGACAATTTCTAAAGCAATTGAAGCTTTgagggaagaaagaaaaggtgaaTACCTCTCAGAATGTGAATTGGTCTTCAAAAAAATTGCTGTCCATATGGAGAAAATCGCTTCCGAGTTTGTTCGAAATTTAGGTAGTGTTGGGGGAAATTTGGTGATGGCACAAAGGAAACATTTTCCTTCAGATATTGCTACAGTCCTTCTAGCAGCTGGTTCTTTGGTTAATATTATTACTGGTACCACACATGAAAAGATTACCTTGGAAGAGTTTCTAGAAAGGCCTCCTATGGATTCCAAAAGCTTACTATTAAGTGTTAAAATCCCAAATTCTGAATCATTAAAGAGCAAATCTCCTAAAAGGCAGAATAAGTTGTTATTTGAAACCTATCGAGCTGCACCACGGCCCCTTGGAAATGCTCTGCCCTATCTGCAGGCTGCTTTCTTGGCTGAATTTTCCTGCCCCAATTCATCTGGTGGATTTGTGTTGAATAGCTGTCGGTTGGCTTTTGGTGCTTTTGGAACCAAGCATGCAATTCGCGCAATAAAAGTTGAGGAAGTTTTAACTGGAAAAGTGCTAACTGCTGCTGTTCTTTATGAAGctattaaattagttaaagcTACCGTGGTACCTGAGGACGGGACTTCGTATCCTGCTTATAGGTCAAGCCTGGCTgttggttttctttttgattttcttagCCCCTTGGTGAATTTCCTTTCTAATGATTTGTTGAACGGATATATCAATACTTCAATGTTGAAAGATgcaaaactgaaacaaaataaTGACTGGATGGACCCTGTTAAATTTCCCACTttaccatcatcatcaaagcAGGTGATCCAAATAAATGAAGAATACCGTCCAATTGGTGAGGCAGTTACAAAGTCTGGAGCTGCTCTTCAGGCTTCTG GCGAGGCTGTTTTTGTGGATGATATTCCCTCTCCTAGAAATTGTCTACATGGAGCTTTCATTTATAGTACGAAGCCTTTTGCGAGAGTAAAGGGTATAGAATTCAAATCTAAATCACTCCCAGATGGAGTCAGTGCacttatttcttttagagACATTCCAGAAGGTGGGCAAAACATAGGTTCTAAGACCATGTTTGGTCCTGAACCTTTGTTTGCTGATGAGTTTACTCAGTGTTGTGGACAGCGTCTTGCACTTGTG GTTGCAGATACACAGAAACAAGCAGAAGTAGCATCAAATATTGCAACAGTTGATTATGACATGGAAAATTTAGAACCTCCCATTTTAACTGTAGAAGAGGCTATTGAGAGATCTAGCGTTTTCGAGGTCCCTCCTGCTTTCTCCCCAAAACAAGTTGGTGATATTTCAAAGGGAATGGCTGAAGCTGATCACAAGATTCTCTTCTCGGAG ATAAAACTTGGGTCgcaatattatttctatatgGAGAATCAAGCTGCTCTTGCCATGCCTGATGAAGACAACTGCATAGTGGTTTACAGTTCAATTCAATGCCCTGAGTCTACACATGGTGTGATTGCAAAATGTCTTGGTGTTCCTGAACATAATGTACGTGTGATCACAAGAAGGGTTGGAGGAGGCTTTGGTGGAAAAGGGCAGAAAGCCATGCCT GTTGCTACAGCATGTGCGCTCGCAGCACACAAGTTACAGCACCCTGTTAGGATTTATTTCAATCGTAAGACTGATATGATAATGGCAGGAGGAAGGCATCCCATGAAAGTAACTTACAGTGTAGGATTTAAATCTAATGGGAAAATTACGGGCTTACAGCTGGATATATTGGTTAATGCTGGCATTTTTCCAGATTGGAGTCCTATAATGCCTAGCAACATTGTAGGTACACTTAAAAAGTATGACTGGGGTGCattatcatttaatataaaGGTATGCAAAACAAACCTTCCAAGCAGATCAGCAATGCGAGCCCCTGGACAGGTGCAAGGGTCATTTATTGCAGAAGCTATAATTGAAGATGTAGCATCTTTTCTTTCCATGGATGCAGATTCTGTGAGAGCCATAAATCTCCACACATATGATAGCCTTAAGTTATTTTATGATGAGAGTGCCGGGGAACCTCCGGAATATACATTGGCTTCAATATGGGATAAGTTGGCAACATCTTCAAACTTTAGTCAGAGGACCATAAtgataaaagattttaatagCTGTAATGTATGGAAGAAAAGAGGTATTTCTCGAATACCTATTATACACGAAGTAATGTTGAGGCCAACTCCAGGAAAAGTAGGAATTCTAAGTGATGGGTCTATTGTTGTTGAAGTTGGGGGAATAGAGTTGGGCCAGGGGCTGTGGACAAAGGTAAAGCAAATGGCGGCATTTGGTCTTAGTGCAATCAAATGTGATGAAGCAGGAGATCTATTGGATAAAGTACGAGTTGTCCAGTCTGATACTGTGAGCTTAATTCAAGGGGGTTTTACTGATGGGAGCACTACATCTGAATCTAGCTGCGAAGCAGTTAGACTTTGCTGTGAAACCTTGGTTGACAGGCTGACACCTCTAAAGAAAAGGTTGCAGGAGAAAATAGGTTCTATAAAATGGGAGTTGCTTATACACCAG GCCTACGAGGAAGCTGTGAACTTATCTGCGAGTTCTTACTTTGTTCCGAATGCTGATTCCCTCCTATACTTAAACTATGGTGCTGCAGTGAGCGAG GTGGAGGTAGACCTTCTGACAGGAGAAACGACAATCTTGAGATCAGATCTTATATATGATTGTGGACAAAGTCTCAACCCAGCTGTGGATCTAGGACAG ATTGAAGGAGCTTTTGTCCAAGGAATTGGGTTTTTCATGCTTGAAGAATACACAACAGACCCAGATGGATTGGTGATTCAGGAAGGCACTTGGAATTACAAGATCCCTACATTAGACACCATACCGAAACACTTGAATGTGGAAGTACTTAACAGTGGACGTCATAAAAAACGTGTACTCTCTTCGAAAG CTTCTGGTGAGCCACCATTGCTCCTAGCAGCATCAATTCACTGTGCTACAAGAGCTGCTATTAAAGATGCACAACAACAGCTTAATTCGTGGGGCTGCCAAGATGAAATCCGTTCGACATTCCACCTGGGGGTCCCTGCCACCATGCCTGTTGTGAAAGAGCTCTGTGGGCTGGATAGTGTGGAGAGGTACTTGCAGTGGAAAATGAAATGA